A region from the Pelobates fuscus isolate aPelFus1 chromosome 1, aPelFus1.pri, whole genome shotgun sequence genome encodes:
- the LOC134574672 gene encoding dynein heavy chain-like, with translation MAVNYNIIHITSMAVNYNIIHITSMAVNYNIIHITSMAVNYNIIHITSMAVNYNIIHITSMAVNYNIIHITSMAVNYNIIHITSMAVNYNIIHITSMAVNYNIIHITSMAVNYNIIHITSMAVNYNIIHITSMAVNYNIIHITSVAVNYNIIHITSMAVNYNIIHITSMAVNYNIIHITSMAVNYNIIHITSMAVNYNIIHITSMAVNYNIIHITSMAVNYNIIHITSMAVNYNIIHITSMAVNYNIIHITSMAVNYNIIHITSMAVNYNIIHITSMAVNYNIIHITSMAVNYNIIHITSMAVNYNIIHITSVAVNYNIIHITSMAVNYNIIHITSMAVNYNIIHITSMAVNYNIIHITSMAVNYNIIHITSMAVNYNIIHITSIITVSK, from the coding sequence ATGGCTGTGAATTATAACATTATCCATATAACTAGTATGGCTGTGAATTATAACATTATCCATATAACTAGTATGGCTGTGAATTATAACATTATCCATATAACTAGTATGGCTGTGAATTATAACATTATCCATATAACTAGTATGGCTGTGAATTATAACATTATCCATATAACCAGTATGGCTGTGAATTATAACATTATCCATATAACTAGTATGGCTGTGAATTATAACATTATACATATAACCAGTATGGCTGTGAATTATAACATTATCCATATAACCAGTATGGCTGTGAATTATAACATTATCCATATAACCAGTATGGCTGTGAATTATAACATTATCCATATAACCAGTATGGCTGTGAATTATAACATTATCCATATAACCAGTATGGCTGTGAATTATAACATTATCCATATAACCAGTGTGGCTGTGAATTATAACATTATCCATATAACCAGTATGGCTGTGAATTATAACATTATCCATATAACCAGTATGGCTGTGAATTATAACATTATCCATATAACCAGTATGGCTGTGAATTATAACATTATCCATATAACCAGTATGGCTGTGAATTATAACATTATCCATATAACTAGTATGGCTGTGAATTATAACATTATCCATATAACCAGTATGGCTGTGAATTATAACATTATCCATATAACCAGTATGGCTGTGAATTACAACATTATCCATATAACCAGTATGGCTGTGAATTATAACATTATCCATATAACTAGTATGGCTGTGAATTATAACATTATACATATAACCAGTATGGCTGTGAATTATAACATTATCCATATAACCAGTATGGCTGTGAATTATAACATTATCCATATAACCAGTATGGCTGTGAATTATAACATTATCCATATAACCAGTATGGCTGTGAATTATAACATTATCCATATAACCAGTGTGGCTGTGAATTATAACATTATCCATATAACCAGTATGGCTGTGAATTATAACATTATCCATATAACCAGTATGGCTGTGAATTATAACATTATCCATATAACCAGTATGGCTGTGAATTATAACATTATCCATATAACCAGTATGGCTGTGAATTATAACATTATCCATATAACCAGTATGGCTGTGAATTATAACATTATCCATATAACCAGTATTATAACAGTATCTAAATAA